The Microcoleus sp. FACHB-68 genome contains the following window.
ACTATCCTAAACCGCCGGCTGACATCGAAGCAGAAACTGAAGCAATTGACCTTGATTTCCTCATAGAAGATTTACCTAAAATGCTGTCTTCTATGAAAGTGGGGGCTGATCGGATTCGTCAGATTGTTCTTTCCCTGCGGAATTTTTCGCGGCTGGATGAAGCCGACATGAAAGAAGTTGATATTCACGAAGGAATTGACAGCACCCTGTTAATTTTACAAAACCGGCTTAAGGCGAAATCAGATAGTGCCGGCATTCAAGTGATTAAAAATTATGGCAATTTGCCCTTGGTAGAGTGTTATGTCGGGCAATTAAACCAGGTATTTATGAACATTCTCACCAATGCCATTGACGCACTCGACCAAAACAGCAAGCAGGGTTCTGATAGAGGAAATCAGAACAATTGTGACACAATTACGATTCGTACTGAAAGACCAAGCCCCGATACGGTTACTGTCAGTATTTCAGATAATGGCCCTGGCATGACAGAAGACGTTAAGGCGCGTCTATTCGATCCATTCTTCACGACCAAGCCGATTGGTCAGGGAACCGGCTTGGGGTTAGCAATTAGTTATGAAATTATAACGGAAAAACATAGAGGAATGCTGAAGTGTGAGTCAAAACCTGGCAGGGGAACAGAGTTCTTAATTGAAATTCCAGTACGGCAAGCTCAATCACTATCAGGTTCTTAAGTTAATCTACACATAGCCCATCTTGCTTGGGATCTTCATAGATTTTTTCTCGTGATATTTCTGTCACTTCCCCTGTTTTAGTCACCGTATAATCCACTGCATAATGTGGGTGTGGGCCGCAACCACACACTTGATAGTCAAAGAGATTTACTTGATACCCACTCGCTATCTTTTTGACAGAAGTATCTTTAATTTTAGGGACAAAAACTCGAAACTCTTTCGGCACAGTGATCTTGGATCTGGGATAAGATTTGGTTAAAGCAACTGCAAAACTTAAAGCCTCTTCCGGTTTTTCCACCGGCGCGAAAAACTTTTGAAACGCTTCTTTCGTTGCAATCTCTTTAAACTCATTGTCAGCCGTTAAGACAATATACTTGTTATACAAGGGCAGTCGGCAACCTTTCCGCGATATTCCTTCGCTTGTTGTCGAAGTATTTCTATTGATAAATGTGCATTCAGCAATTGGCAATGCGGGAGACAAACCAATCAAAGCGCCTGATGGAGGAATTATCCTTTCGCAGGAAAACTTTTCTTCTAACTTAATTTTGGAACAATTTAAATTCTCTCCTTCTTGCACACAGCCGGCTTGAATAAACCCAGAAATATCTACGGTTGCACTGCGGTCGTTTTTCGCCGTACTCTCAAGTTGAGGGATCAGCAATGAAAGGCTAACGAGAATGACTCCTAAAATAAGCCCCATCAAAAAACGAGCTTTCTTAGATTGCATAATTTTGGTTAAAATTTGAAAGACAGAAGACTAAATTTTTAAGAAAGTTCTGCAACAGGTATTAACTCACCTGCAAATCTGCTGCCAAAACCGCTATAAATGTAGGGATGAAAGCGGGCGATGGGACTCGAACCCACGACGTTCAGCTTGGGAAGCTGACATTCTACCACTGAATTACGCCCGCGTCAAGTCATTTGTTACCATTTTCACCGGCTCGACCGGGGTAACTTCAAACTAGAAAAAGATTATATCATGATTTGCTCACCGGCATTGCTCCATTCTTGACTGGAGAGCCGGCAGAAGTTGACAGCACAAAAATATTGCCAAATGCGAAGCACAGAAGCAGAAGCGCAGATCATCCCACTCCCGCTAGAAAATACCCCCCTAAAACTTGAGGCTTCTCGCTTTTTATACGCCTTGAGGGGGATGAAGGAGTGGTGATTTACTAGCATTGAACCTTAAAATACGTTCATGAGAACAACAAATTGATGTTGTTGAGCCAAATGTTCTATCTGAACATTTTCCCCCACCCAAATACTTATGGTTCAGATACGCGATTCCCAATGCACTCGAATCATCAGCCAGAACACTTGGTATCCATTTTTAACCGTGTTTCTCACTGCTGATGCTTGACATTCAAACAAATTTCTGATTATCTTTCCCCTCTCAAACGCATTGCATTCAGCATAAGCGAGCACCCAGTATGTTCAACGCCACTGAACTTTTGATTGACACCTTTGTAGACAAGCTTCGGGACGGCTACCGCCGCACCTACGGAGGCTACCGGCCAGATTACGAAGACATTATTGCTTGGGCTGGGGGCATGGCTTTGGAAAACATTGCCAACAGCGATGCCCTGTATCACAATGTAGAACACACAATAATGGTCGCTCTCGTCGGGCAAGAACTTTTGCGCGGCAAACACATCCGTGAGGGTGGAGTTTCTTGCGAAGACTGGCTGCACTTCATTATTTCTTTGGTTTGCCATGACATCGGTTATGTGAAAGGTGTCTGCCGGCAAGACAAGGATGGAATGTACGCCACAGGGCAAGATGGGACAATGGTTTGTCTGCCCCCCGGATCTTCAGATGCCGGCCTGACTCCTTATCATGTAGACCGGGCAAAACTGTTTATTGATGAACGATTTGGCGGTCATAAATTGATTGATTCTGAAGTGATCAAACGCAACATAGAATTGACGCGTTTCCCGGTGCCCAAAAAAGAAGATCATCAAGATACCATCAATTATCCCGGCTTAGTTCGCGCTGCCGACCTCATCGGTCAACTCAGTGATCCGCGATACCTGAAAAAAATTAGTGCCTTATTCTATGAATTTGAAGAAACCGGCACCAATAAATATTTGGGATACAATCATCCCGGACATCTGCGGCAAAACTATCCCAAATTTTACTGGAATGGCGTTCATCCTTATGTCAAAGATGCGCTGCATTATTTATCGCTGACGCAACAAGGTAAACAAGTGATTGCAAACCTCTACTCAAATGTATTTGTCGTTGAGCACGAAAAGCTCGATGATGAATAAATAGCTAGTGGCAAAACGAGAAGGGAGAAGCGACAAGCAACTAACAAGTTTTTCCCTTCTCCCAATCCCCATGCTGCTAGCCAATCGTCAAACCTCTGCCCTGAACTCACCCTCACCCCAGATTGATGAATCCAGTCTTTTCTCCCATTCAAAGGTTTTTGCTCACTTGGTTACTGATCTTCTTTTCGGGTTGGGCGATGCTGAGTGCCCTTAGCTACGTGGGTGAGTTGCTCAGTATTCTCATTACCGCCGGCCTGATTGCATTTTTGCTGAACTACGCAGTCGCGAGATTGCAGCACATTTTGCCCCGTGGAGTAGCCGCCGGCCTGGTGTATTTAGCAGCCGGTCTGGCAGTTGTGCTGATTGGATTGACCATTGTGCCGCCGGTGTTCGCTCAAGGCCGGCAACTAGCAACCAATTTCCCTTCACTGCTAGAATCTGCCCAGCAACAGATCGACTCCTTCCAAACCTGGAGTGTTGAACACAATTTGCCCTTTGATGTGCGGATTTTGGCCCAACAGTTGCTAACACGACTGCAAGCCCAAGCCGAGGAAATCGCAGCAAGAGGTTTCGGCTTGGTTCTCGGTACAGTCAACTGGTTTTTAGACTTCATCTTGATCCTGGTGATCTCCTTTTATATGCTCGTTGATGGAGATCGGGTTTGGAACGCTTTAACCAGTTTTTTCTCGCCCACAATTCGCCACGGATTAACTGAATCTTTACAGCGTAATCTCCAGCGGTTTGTCTCAGGGCAACTGCTACTAGGTTTGTTTATGGCAGTTACGCTGGCGGTAGCTTTCTGGCTGTTGCGAGTGCCCTTTTTCCTGCTATTTGCAGTCTTTATCGGCATCATGGAAGCCATTCCGTTTGTGGGAGCAACTTTAGGCATTGGCACCGTTAGCATTATTGTGGCCTTTATTGACTGGTGGCAAGCGCTGCAAGTCTTGGCTGTTGCAGTCGCACTCCAGCAAGTAAAGGACAATTTGATCGGCCCTCGAATTATGGGAAATCTCACCGGCTTGTCGCCGGTATTTATCTTTGCATCCCTGCTGTTAGGCGCTAGAGTGGGGGGACTCTTAGGTGTGATCTTGGCAATTCCCATGACCGGCGTGGTTAAAAGTATTGCGGAAATTGTTCTCGACCCAACCCTACCTCCTCAAACCGGCTCATTTTTCCACAATCCCATTGATGACGACGCTCCCACAGCGCTGCTGCCAGAGGAAAAATTAGCACAACCAAACTCTAAACTCTAACTTCTAAAATTGATATGAATTGGTGGCAAAAGCTTAAAAAAAATCCGTTAGC
Protein-coding sequences here:
- a CDS encoding Npun_R2479 family HD domain-containing metalloprotein, which codes for MFNATELLIDTFVDKLRDGYRRTYGGYRPDYEDIIAWAGGMALENIANSDALYHNVEHTIMVALVGQELLRGKHIREGGVSCEDWLHFIISLVCHDIGYVKGVCRQDKDGMYATGQDGTMVCLPPGSSDAGLTPYHVDRAKLFIDERFGGHKLIDSEVIKRNIELTRFPVPKKEDHQDTINYPGLVRAADLIGQLSDPRYLKKISALFYEFEETGTNKYLGYNHPGHLRQNYPKFYWNGVHPYVKDALHYLSLTQQGKQVIANLYSNVFVVEHEKLDDE
- a CDS encoding AI-2E family transporter, whose protein sequence is MNPVFSPIQRFLLTWLLIFFSGWAMLSALSYVGELLSILITAGLIAFLLNYAVARLQHILPRGVAAGLVYLAAGLAVVLIGLTIVPPVFAQGRQLATNFPSLLESAQQQIDSFQTWSVEHNLPFDVRILAQQLLTRLQAQAEEIAARGFGLVLGTVNWFLDFILILVISFYMLVDGDRVWNALTSFFSPTIRHGLTESLQRNLQRFVSGQLLLGLFMAVTLAVAFWLLRVPFFLLFAVFIGIMEAIPFVGATLGIGTVSIIVAFIDWWQALQVLAVAVALQQVKDNLIGPRIMGNLTGLSPVFIFASLLLGARVGGLLGVILAIPMTGVVKSIAEIVLDPTLPPQTGSFFHNPIDDDAPTALLPEEKLAQPNSKL